The Nitrospirota bacterium genome includes a region encoding these proteins:
- a CDS encoding outer membrane lipoprotein carrier protein LolA has protein sequence MKRLPRTSKALIILASAGLAVLTPALLPAQSVDEAVLSVEKHYQGVSDLTANVIQKNFLKTLDKTQTFEGRLWIKKPGKLKLEYANGQLILIDGKAALFYSKKSEQVIKKAFSDFEHMNVPVAFLLGAAHIRNDFDVLQPDPRAPRQLELIPRKSGAAMRKLQLDSDENGRVTGLTIHDRSGNVTEIRFTGVRENEGLDDRQFTFTAPKGTEVIEQ, from the coding sequence ATGAAACGGCTCCCCCGGACAAGCAAGGCTCTCATCATTCTCGCGTCAGCGGGCCTCGCGGTGCTCACACCCGCCCTCCTGCCCGCGCAGAGCGTGGACGAGGCCGTTCTTTCCGTCGAGAAGCATTATCAGGGCGTCAGCGACCTGACGGCCAATGTCATCCAGAAGAACTTTCTCAAGACGCTGGACAAGACACAGACCTTCGAAGGCAGGCTCTGGATCAAGAAGCCGGGCAAGCTCAAGCTCGAGTACGCGAACGGGCAGCTCATCCTCATCGACGGCAAGGCCGCGCTCTTCTATTCGAAGAAAAGCGAGCAGGTGATCAAAAAGGCCTTCTCCGATTTCGAACATATGAACGTCCCTGTTGCGTTCCTGCTCGGAGCGGCGCATATCCGCAATGATTTTGACGTTCTGCAGCCCGACCCGAGGGCGCCCCGCCAGCTCGAATTGATTCCCAGGAAGTCCGGGGCCGCCATGAGGAAACTGCAGCTGGACTCGGACGAGAACGGCCGCGTCACCGGCCTCACGATCCATGACCGGTCCGGCAACGTAACGGAAATACGCTTTACCGGCGTGCGGGAAAACGAGGGACTGGATGACAGGCAATTCACGTTCACGGCGCCGAAGGGGACGGAAGTAATCGAACAGTAG